Part of the Vigna angularis cultivar LongXiaoDou No.4 chromosome 1, ASM1680809v1, whole genome shotgun sequence genome, TTCATCTATACGCTGAGCTGGTCTCTGAACAGAAGGAACGGACCATGCTGGTGAAGGTATTTCATCTGAGAAATATCTTCTCCTGATCAACTGAAAGGAAATGTACCAGAAAACTCAGATGGCAAcccataaattataatttttagagaCAGAGATCAAAGACCGTACTCACCATGCGGAAAAATTTCACCACAGCCTCTTTGTCATACCTTGCTTCTTTTGCAGCCTGCAGACATCCAACATAAAAATCACAACCATTACAAGAAGAATGAATTCGATAGCAACTATTCAACAGAATGCAAAATCTGGGCATGTCTTTGCATCAATTGTTAAAAGATATGATTTGGTACTTCAAAGGAACAACAAGTATTGCGATTTAGAATATCAACATGAGAAATAAAGATTCTCAGAAAACATAGCATCTCCAGTCTAACATTTTCCTAACACAGCACAGTGGGCAATGCCTGATCTAAATTCATTATTGTTAGTGAGTGGctcaaaaaaatatacatgGATAACCTTTAAGATtagttaaaaagataaaatgtttaatgtttagCCTCTCAATTTGAAAATGgatgaaaacagaaaaaacctatttttaatcCAGATGGTGGTACCAAAGTGAAATGTGATATTGTCACTCAATTAGCTAAATGAAAATACTCCTCCATCCATATGCAGTACTATTGTCACGAAAAGTAAGTGTAAATTATTCATgcttaaaacaaatttaatatgttCGAAAAACAGCagtagtttaaaatataaaacaactaaaattttaaattgctACTTGCTAGTAGTTGAAATTCCCTGTAATTAGCATTAACATCAGATTTATTCAAATCTACCCGAATACAACATACTAATTAACATGAGGGTAGCATACTATCTCAAACATTGAAAGTGGAGGAAAACCAACTTGTAAAACTGACAAATTATTTAGTTGAGACACCTACAGCAACAAGGCCCCCACTACCAGGAAAGCTCTCAGTCAAAGGAAGCTCCTCGCTGGAAGGAAGCAAACCCTGCTTCTCAACCCATTGGCGTGCAACATCAACAAGATTCCCACTGCTTCCTCTTGTACCCTCTTGTGCAGCAATATCAGCTTTGTTACCAATAACAATAAATGGAACAGGAAGGCCACCGGGACCACCAGATCCCAAAGGAGCTGAAAATGTCCCAGTTGCAGCAATCTCAGCTGCCCACTTCTGCAAGCTAGTCTTTGTTCTTCTCTGTGAGAGATCGTGAACAAAAATTACACCTGCAAATGAAGTCCAAACAAGGTTTCAAAGTCTAAAATATCAGACAGCCAAGTTTCAAATATTCACTAACTGCTACTAAATTTATTTGTCAAGAGTTCCAGAATATGCTATTAAGGGCTAATGCAATTATCAGGATATTGGTAATTAGGGTATTTTGCAAATAAATGAAGTTTAGACTCTAGATAGACAGCTAAATCTGTAGGATTTCTTCTAGCAGATTTAGAACATTATTGCAAAATGTTCCATATcaaaattctattattttcaGAATGCAAGGCTTGAAAAAGAGAAGTCAATGATACATAATGACTGAAATAAACACGGAAATCCTCTTCCTTATTTCCTTAACCccttgataaaaaatattgatccaTCATTTTGTAGATTGCCACATAATTAGATTGCATCTATACAACTACCTCTGCAATGTAAGCAAGtatatgttttagaaaactaaaataatggGATTTATTTTACTCACCATTAACCTGTGAGTAAAAAAGGGACCGACAATCTTTGTACCGTTCATGTCCTGAGACATCCCACAGTTCAACAAAGAAATCTCTCTCAGAATCACCTTTTAGGCTACTAGAAGAGCTTCCTGAATTTCCATAAGTAGTATGCtggaaaaagaaacagaaattTGGTAAAGACTTTACTTTGTGTACATAAGTAATGTATTACTCATGTAATCATAGAAGAATCTGGGGTAATTACTTTCACATCAACTGCACAACCAATTGTTTGAGGAGGGCGAGCAATTGGAGAACCTTTTATAATCAAGTTCACTAACGAAGTTTTCCCAACACCTGCAAGGAGGATGAGAAAATATGACAAACGCGCAACTATGATATCTATGAAAAATGTACTCGGACTGAATCATATCAAGGGTGACTGGTACAAGTAATCAGAAGCTCAGACAATTCTAACTTTTTACTCATCATTTACCTAAGGTTAACTAATGCACATTCAGGCTCATGATGTTTAGAGATAAGAAGTACCACCAATTGTGTCCAAAGACTGGCAACTAATGGGCCTCTGTGGTTTAAGGAAATGTTTTCTACTTCTGttctatatttttcttgaaCTAACAATTACAAAGCATAGCCTGGTTTCATTTTGTATCCTTCCATACTAGAAATGGCGAAAATAACATTTAGTATAAGGtgaaaacaagaaacaaagtgaAAAGAGTAAACatttgataattattattaaaaacataatatagaaactgaaaacatttcatcaaacaaagtGGGCCCTAAAGAGAGATTTTGATGTGCTTGACGTTGTAATATTGACTGATGCAAACAATATTGTTTCCAAAAAGCTTAAGAAAGGCATCATATGCTAGGATATCTTTCAGCAGTATCACCATTAAGAAAGTCTATGTTAGGCTTGCTAGGGATGGGAATTAGGCATAACTACCTAACTGATCTAGTTACAGGAAGAGGGAATTGAATAATAGAATAATGAGGAGAAGGCAGGGAGAGAGGGCACATTTTGGTGAAGTTGATTAAAAGGGGAAAATCAGGACTCTCCTTCCGATTGATTTCCACCCGTCAATGTAATCTTCTCcttcaataaaaatttcaattccTACCTCTAGATTCTGAATCTGAACCAGATCTTACAGAATACTAAAGCAAGAATTATTTCCTCAACCTATTAAGcaatattagattattatttcTGACTAgatgggacttccaacaatttCCCTCTGCCCAGAGTTGACTTAtacaaaatgatttttatttccTCAACCACAATCTTCCAAGTTGACTCTCTTACATTAAGAACCCAGATCTCTTAAAGCAAGCGTACTTGAATGGATTCTCTAAACCACATACCAAAACGAAATATTAATCATCCAACCCATTTCAAATTGAACATCTACAACCTTGCAGCATCAAGGTATTCAGTGTCTCCATGACCACAATTGCAATTACAAAATCAAAGATCCAACGAAACAAGAACCCACAGCCACAACTTAAAACCTTGACAGCTAAAATCATTAACATAACTAATCAAGTTCCCATTGAGTGTTACAAGAACTATACCACCGCCATCATGATCACATTTCTCCCTCCCCTGATTCAATGTTTCCAACAGAAATATCAAAAATCCAAACGGATCCTAACAGTGCACCCTCCCACACTCAATCAACTTGCCTTATGCGCACACTACACAATCACAAAACTCCccatcataatttatttttccaaaaaaacGGCACTTATCCTAAAACCTTAAATTTCAGTGCAATAATCAGATTACCACATACAATTGTAAacgaaataataaaaaaacagtgGACACGGCCTAGTAGTGTACTTTAGAGTATAAACAAGTTTTATTCTACAAAATTAGAAGGAAACAAAATTGGTAACAGAAAAGGGTGGATTTTAAGGAAAGACGAACCTGAATCACCAACAACCAGCACTCTGACCTGGCCACATAGGACCCCACCGTTCAACTCTGTGTTCTCCCTCTCACGGTCCCTCCAGAACATGATTCCCTCTTCACCAACGATAATCTCAAAACACGCCTTCACCACCACACGCACGTGAGCTCATCAAGTTCCAAAACCCATGTCACATGACAATCACGCCGGGATCGGAGCGAGAAGTTGACGCTCCGGCGTCGCGCATCTCGCGAGAAAACGAAATGGAAAGCGCGAAACGCGAATCGACGACAGATCTGAGGAGTTTGGGATGCGGTGAATGGGAAAGGGATTAGGGCGAAGATGATGGATTTGTGGTGCGTATCTGTGTTGTGCAGTATCTTCAAAATGGCTTTGTTTTTTGACGCGATGGTGGCGGAAAGTTGAAAGAGATGAACAATTCATCGTAATCATACCATCTCGCTACTCATTCGTGTAAACCACGCGATGCAAGAGCACGTCATCTCCGTAGTTAAAATGTTTTGTACTTTAAACCCatcaaaaaaattgattaaactgctatttcttttttaatttataaactttagGAAAAGTTAATGATGTACTCGATCTAATTGTTATATGATGAAAGTAATGCTAAACTTAGTTTATTAAGCAAGTATTGAGTTTTGTGCATAAGAAAATTGTGAATAAGAA contains:
- the LOC108323815 gene encoding small GTPase LIP1 isoform X1 translates to MFWRDRERENTELNGGVLCGQVRVLVVGDSGVGKTSLVNLIIKGSPIARPPQTIGCAVDVKHTTYGNSGSSSSSLKGDSERDFFVELWDVSGHERYKDCRSLFYSQVNGVIFVHDLSQRRTKTSLQKWAAEIAATGTFSAPLGSGGPGGLPVPFIVIGNKADIAAQEGTRGSSGNLVDVARQWVEKQGLLPSSEELPLTESFPGSGGLVAAAKEARYDKEAVVKFFRMLIRRRYFSDEIPSPAWSVPSVQRPAQRIDENFTEDDLSYNRRSLSGDSYKYNTLPPLPAQRNLTPPPTLYPQQPVSVSENYSFPRYSLSGISEISAVARTKRSDINV
- the LOC108323815 gene encoding small GTPase LIP1 isoform X3; translated protein: MFWRDRERENTELNGGVLCGQVRVLVVGDSGVGKTSLVNLIIKGSPIARPPQTIGCAVDVKHTTYGNSGSSSSSLKGDSERDFFVELWDVSGHERYKDCRSLFYSQVNGVIFVHDLSQRRTKTSLQKWAAEIAATGTFSAPLGSGGPGGLPVPFIVIGNKADIAAQEGTRGSSGNLVDVARQWVEKQGLLPSSEELPLTESFPGSGGLVAAAKEARYDKEAVVKFFRMLIRRRYFSDEIPSPAWSVPSVQRPAQRIDENFTEDDLSYNRRS
- the LOC108323815 gene encoding small GTPase LIP1 isoform X2 codes for the protein MFWRDRERENTELNGGVLCGQVRVLVVGDSGVGKTSLVNLIIKGSPIARPPQTIGCAVDVKHTTYGNSGSSSSSLKGDSERDFFVELWDVSGHERYKDCRSLFYSQVNGVIFVHDLSQRRTKTSLQKWAAEIAATGTFSAPLGSGGPGGLPVPFIVIGNKADIAAQEGTRGSSGNLVDVARQWVEKQGLLPSSEELPLTESFPGSGGLVAAAKEARYDKEAVVKFFRMLIRRRYFSDEIPSPAWSVPSVQRPAQRIDENFTEDDLSYNRRRPLLTKFIA